The Arachis ipaensis cultivar K30076 chromosome B07, Araip1.1, whole genome shotgun sequence genome includes a window with the following:
- the LOC107607823 gene encoding uncharacterized protein LOC107607823: MTRFTETTTEIPNLNPEVHLHALKSGLRLGKFQETIVIKKTKNLAEFKEKATSQIKIKKLRQLRKTEKPVSNKEDEKQNKHANSRTDQRPFKLMPKFDSYTPLNTKREDIIRDILHSKLIKPPNKAGIYQDQWHVDRSRYCTFHQKYRHTTDDCIIAKDLLEKLARQGLLDKYIDTRGRKRNTEDFGQHSKAAKNPRDKGKKDNKVIKIHGDEREARQWYNASLKVEYSRQPE; this comes from the exons ATGACAAGATTCACTGAAACAACTACAGAGATACCTAATTTAAACCCGGAAGTCCACCTGCATGCCTTAAAGAGTGGGCTACGCCTTGGAAAATTCCAGGAGACTATAgtcataaaaaaaactaaaaacctagccgaattcaaagagaaAGCAACAAGCCAGATCAAAATAAAGAAACTCCGGCAACTCCGAAAGACAGAGAAACCCGTTTCGAATAAAGAGGATGAAAAACAGaacaaacatgcaaatagtaGAACAGACCAAAGGCCATTCAAGCTTATGCCAAAGTTCGACAGTTACACTCCCCTCAACACAAAAAGAGAAGACATTATTAGGGACATCTTGCATTCCAAACTCATTAAACCCCCAAACAAAGCAGGCATATACCAAGATCAATGGCATGTAGACAGATCCAGATACTGTACTTTTCATCAGAAATACAGGCATACAACAGACGACTGCATTATAGCCAAAGACCTCCTTGAGAAGCTAGCACGCCAAGGTCTGTTAGACAAATACATAGATACTCGAGGACGAAAGCGAAACACGGAGGATTTCGGCCAACATTCTAAAGCGGCCAAAAATCCTCGAGATAAAGGAAAAAAG GATAACAAAGTAATCAAAATTCATGGTGACGAAAGAGAGGCTAGGCAATGGTACAATGCAAGCCTAAAGGTCGAGTACTCAAGACAGCCCGAGTAA